Within the Opitutaceae bacterium TAV5 genome, the region ACCCGGCCGCCGCCGGCTTTCACCGCGAGGGCCACCGCGCCCATGACGCCGGCCTTGCCGCCGCCATACACCAGACCCCAGCCGCGTCGCACCATGTTTTCTCCGAGCCGGGCGCCGGCTTCGTAATATTTGGAGGCGAGCACGGTGCTCGACGCGCAATAGACGCATAACAGACGGGACATGGCTCTTTTTTTGCACGGCGGCGGCGCGTGGCGCCATGATAATAACCGCGAAGGATGCGAAGAACGCGAAGATGAAAAGACTCTCACCCTGATTCCCGATTAATTCACGGTTAATGGATTGATTGATTTCCCGGGGTTTTTCTTTTTCCGATCTTCGTATCCTTCGCGGTTAATTTTCTGATCCTCCCCGCTTATGCCTTCTCTTCTTTCATCCAGCTATGTCGGCCGGCTCGCGCCTTCGCCTACCGGGTTGCTGCATCTGGGGCATGCGCGGACATTTCTGGTCGCCGCGCAGCGGGCGCGGGAGGCGGGCGGGCGGTTGTTGCTGCGCAACGACGATCTGGACCGCGCGCGGTGCCGGGCGGAGTTCGTGGAAGCGATGATCGGGGACTTGCGCTGGTTGCTCGGCGAGGGCGCGTGGGAGGAGCCGATGGTTTCGCAGAGCGAGCGGCTGCCGCTCTACCGCGAAGCGCTGGTGCGGCTGCATGCGGCGGGGCTGGTTTTCCCGTGTCATCGTTCGCGCCGCGACGTGGCGGAGGCGGCGAGCGCACCGCACGAGGGAGCGGTGGGAGGCGCGACGGGGGAGGGGGACGAGCCGGTTTATCCGCGCGAATGGCGACCGCCGGCGGGCATGCCGCTGCCTCCGCTCGACGAACGCGGGTGGGTGACGAACTGGCGTTTTCGCGTGCCGGACGACGAGGCGGCGGTGACATTCCGGGACGGAGTCCTCGGCCTGCAATCGGCGGTGCCGGGAAAGGATTTCGGGGATTTTCTGGTGTGGCGAAAGGACGGCCTGCCGAGCTACCAGCTTGCCTGCGTGGTGGACGATCTGGCGCTCGGGATCACCGAAGTGGTGCGCGGGGCGGATCTGGTGCGCTCGACGTTCCGGCAGCTTTTGTTGATCCGGGCACTGGCTCCGGAGCGGGCGACGAGCGGAGCGGACGGCAGGGGAGGGCTTGCCTTTTGTCATTGCCCGCTGGTGACGGATGAAAACGGCCAGCGCCTGGCGAAGCGGCACGACGCCCTGGCCTTGCGCACGCTGCGTGCCGCGGGTGCGACGGCGGAGGAGGTGCGGACGCGGCTGGAAGGGATGTCGTAGGGCGGGTTTCCTCCACGCAGGTTGGCGGGAAGCTGGTTGAGATCGGAGCTGCTCTTTTGCAGCATGATAACACCCCCTGCCGGCCATCAAAAAATTCATCCGGTCATCGTGTCGCCAGTCGAATAAGTCTTTGCTATTAAAAGCAATGAAGAATTAAGAAACAGGGTGTTCATGGCGTTTCGGGAGAATCGGCGTCGGGGGTAATGAGTCCGGGAATGCCGGGATTTCGGGATTTGGTGGTGTCGAGGGTGAGGGGGCGGAGGCGTTGCGCGCTTTCCTTGTAACTGAGCCATTGGCGGGTGGTGCGGGGGTTGCGGTAAACGGTGATGCCCAGGCCGGAGAGGCGGGCGGAGCCTTCGAGTTTGAGTTGCACCATGCCGCTGCCCCAGACGCGCAGGCGGCTGGCTTCGACGGTGCCGTCGGCTAGACCGAAGCCGATGCCGAGATTTTGGCTTATATCCACGTTATGAATACGGGTATGGGAACGACCAATATTGTAGATGCCGTTGTCGTTCTCGAAAAAATACCCGCCGGCAATGGAACTGTGAATGTCGTCGTGCGCAGAAAAGCCTTCGTCGAGATTATAGCTGCCGGTGATATTTTCGAAGTGCAGATCCTTCCCTGTGCCATGAAGATTAAAACCATCGTTGCGAGAACCTGTGGCAACAATGTTGCGGTAGCGGTGATGAGAAACGTCCTGAATGCGCACGACATGGTTGCGAGCGGAGACCTCCCAGTCATCGGAAGAGACATCAGGGGGCAGGATGAGAATGCGCGTTGCAGAGTCGTATTGGATACCTCCTGAAAACTGCCGGGTGGCAGCGTCCTCGCGAATGCGTTTTTTCCCGGCATGTCGCAAGACAAAGGGGTAAGGGACTGGAACGACGGACTGATGACGTCCGTCGGGAAGTTGAGTGAAAGAGAGAAGATCAAAACCGGTGATTTCGTTGCCGTTCCCCTCAATGGTAATGGGAGCGGCAGCGGTGCCTGATCGATTGATGTAAAGCGATTCGCGATAGGGACCGCTACCAGACGCAAGCACGAGAGTATCCCCGGGCTGGACGAGCGCCGCGGCTTGCTTGAGGGTGGGGATCGCGGCGGGGTCGCGGGGATCGACGGTGAGAATGCGGGAGGCGGGAGGAGACGTTTCGGAGAGGGTTGCGGTGATGGCGCACGCTCTGGGCGGGAGAAAGAGGCAGAGCACCAGCGCGGCGAGGACGGGGAGCGCGGAGACCGGAGAATATGACCGGGAGCGGGGCATCATGGCTTGTGTAGTTGTGTCGGGGATATTCTCGCAGTCGCTACCCTCTTCGCCCTGCGAGGCGTGGACGTAATCGCCTTCCGGGTGTTCAACGGCGGCATTTCCGCAGGACAACCGTTGTCATGACAAACGCGCCAAAGATAACTGCATAAGTCGATGGCTCCGGGATCGGGCCCGTCACTGACGACCAGTCGGAACCGATCCTGATGTTGTCAAACGACTCGGTGGCGTTCGCAGTGCCACCCGCCCAACGCACCAGTTTTATGTGGGTGATTTCGGTTTCGGTCACCGCCCACGAATACACGAGCGCGGCTGCCGTGGCGTCCTCTGTCCCGGTCGGATTCACCCACACGGAAAGCACTGAATTTCCCGTTCCATCATTGAACGTGAACTTGCCCACGATGGAAAACGTGCTGCCCTCCGGATTGGCGATGTTGTTGCTGATAAGGCGCTGGGCTCCTGTAACCCCCTTCAGCTCGGTTTGCAGGCGATAATCGAAACTTGCAGGTTTGGACCCGCCAACGCTGAAGACGGCGCTATCCGAGGCATTCACAAAAGCAAGGTAGTCGTTGAAGTAACCTGTCCCCGCACCGTAGGCATCCACAGAAAGCGTAAAGGAAAAATAGAAGGTTGGAGTGGTCGTCGCGGTCAGGGATGTGCTCAGTTTTCGGGAACTCCCGGAAGTGCCAGCGGAAGAAATGGAGGCCGATCCGTCCACGACCTTCCAGTCGGTGCTTGTACCACTCCAGGCAGAAGCGAAGCCGGTGCCGCCGGAAAGATTGTAGAGGGAACCGTTGGCATAGGAAAAATCCTCTGTCGCAAGGGTGGCAGCCGGGAGGAGCGCTGTGGTGAGAAGAGCACCGGAAATAACG harbors:
- a CDS encoding glutamyl-tRNA synthetase, whose product is MPSLLSSSYVGRLAPSPTGLLHLGHARTFLVAAQRAREAGGRLLLRNDDLDRARCRAEFVEAMIGDLRWLLGEGAWEEPMVSQSERLPLYREALVRLHAAGLVFPCHRSRRDVAEAASAPHEGAVGGATGEGDEPVYPREWRPPAGMPLPPLDERGWVTNWRFRVPDDEAAVTFRDGVLGLQSAVPGKDFGDFLVWRKDGLPSYQLACVVDDLALGITEVVRGADLVRSTFRQLLLIRALAPERATSGADGRGGLAFCHCPLVTDENGQRLAKRHDALALRTLRAAGATAEEVRTRLEGMS